The following are encoded together in the Neomonachus schauinslandi chromosome X, ASM220157v2, whole genome shotgun sequence genome:
- the PIGA gene encoding phosphatidylinositol N-acetylglucosaminyltransferase subunit A encodes MAYRGGRGHGQPPSALRSRVSPGSLSTCRTRTHNICMVSDFFYPNMGGVESHIYQLSQCLIERGHKVIIVTHAYGNRKGIRYLTNGLKVYYLPLKVMYNQSTATTLFHSLPLLRCIFVRERVTIIHSHSSFSAMAHDALFHAKTMGLQTVFTDHSLFGFADVSSVLTNKLLTVSLCDTNHIICVSYTSKENTVLRAALNPEIVSVIPNAVDPTDFTPDPFRRHDSIITIVVVSRLVYRKGTDLLSGIIPELCQKYPDLNFIIGGEGPKRIILEEVRERYQLHDRVRLLGALEHKDVRNVLVQGHIFLNTSLTEAFCMAIVEAASCGLQVVSTRVGGIPEVLPENLIILCEPSVKSLCEGLEKAISQLKSGALPAPENIHNIVKTFYTWRNVAERTEKVYDRVAGEAVLPMDKRLDRLISHCGPVTGCIFALLAVFNFLFLLFLRWMTPDSIIDVAIDATGPKGAWTHQYPYSKKGGENNEMSKPS; translated from the exons ATGGCCTATAGAGGAGGACGTGGGCATGGCCAGCCTCCCTCAGCTCTGCGCTCCCGTGTTAGCCCTGGAAGTCTGTCGACATGTAGGACCCGCACCCATAACATATGCATGGTGTCGGACTTTTTCTACCCTAACATGGGAGGCGTGGAAAGCCACATTTACCAGCTCTCTCAGTGCCTGATTGAAAGAGGGCACAAAGTGATCATTGTCACCCATGCTTATGGAAATCGGAAAGGCATCCGTTACCTCACTAATGGCCTCAAAGTCTATTACTTGCCTCTGAAAGTCATGTACAACCAATCTACAGCCACGACCCTTTTTCATAGTCTGCCGTTGCTCAGGTGCATATTTGTTCGGGAGAGAGTCACAATAATCCATTCACATAGTTCTTTTTCTGCCATGGCCCATGATGCCCTCTTCCACGCCAAGACAATGGGGCTCCAGACAGTCTTCACGGACCATTCCCTTTTCGGATTTGCTGATGTCAGCTCGGTGCTCACAAATAAGCTTCTAACTGTGTCTCTTTGTGACACAAACCATATAATTTGTGTCTCTTACACTAGTAAGGAAAACACTGTGCTAAGAGCAGCACTGAATCCTGAAATAGTGTCCGTCATTCCTAATGCTGTAGATCCTACTGACTTCACTCCAGACCCATTTAGAAGGCATGATAGTATAATAACTATTGTTGTTGTCAGCAGACTTGTTTACAGAAAAG ggaCTGATTTGCTTAGTGGTATAATACCTGAACTCTGTCAGAAATATCCagatttaaatttcataattGGAGGAGAGGGACCTAAGAGAATCATTTTGGAAGAAGTACGAGAAAGGTACCAGCTCCATGACAG AGTGCGTCTCTTGGGAGCCTTAGAACACAAGGATGTTAGAAATGTCTTAGTTCAAGGACATATTTTTCTCAATACTTCCCTTACCGAAGCATTCTGCATGGCGATTGTGGAAGCAGCCAGTTGTGGTTTACAG gttGTAAGTACCAGGGTTGGTGGAATTCCTGAAGTACTTCCAGAAAATCTTATCATTCTGTGTGAGCCTTCCGTCAAGTCCTTGTGCGAGGGTTTGGAAAAAGCGATTTCCCAGCTGAAGTCAGGAGCATTGCCGGCTCCCGAAAATATCCATAACATAGTAAAGACTTTCTACACCTGGAGGAATGTTGCGGAAAGAACTGAAAAA GTGTACGACCGCGTGGCAGGAGAAGCTGTGTTACCAATGGACAAACGACTGGACAGACTCATCTCTCACTGTGGCCCAGTAACAGGCTGCATTTTTGCTTTGTTGGCTGTATTCAACTTTCTATTCCTCCTTTTCCTGAGATGGATGACTCCAGATTCTATCATCGATGTCGCAATAGATGCCACAGGGCCCAAGGGCGCCTGGACTCATCAATATCCTTACAGTAAAAAAGGGGGCGAGAATAATGAGATGTCTAAACCCAGTTAG